The window tttaaataatataaatatttttaacgacATGATCAATGTTCTCAAATCAAAAAGaatgagaaacaaaatattttaaatatataaatataatttcacatttttccAGGTTACTACGACAAAATCGTGGGCGCTTTCAAGGCTTTCTGTCAGAAACTGCCCGTTTTCGGTGACTACAATACAACTTTATACGTAGACGGAGCTAATGGCGTCGGCGGCAAGAAATTAAACATCATCAAGAAAAGTCTGGATGGAGAGTTAGATTTGCATCTGTTCAATTTGGGCGGCAATGGCGGGAAGCTTAATCTTAATGTAAGTACAATAATCTCTTGTCAAGTTATTGTTTGGACACCTATGCGGAGGTGATAGTGGTGATTGCAACGTATTTgtatagattaaaataaaatgaggaTTTGTTAAGGagtaagaagaagaagaagttaaTGATATTTTGGTAATTCCCCAGTGTGGGGCAGACTTCGTGAAGGTGTCGCAGAGCCCGCCGGCGGGCGCGGAGCTGGCGCCGCTGCAGCGCGCGGCGGCGCTCGACGGCGACGGCGACCGGATCGTGTACTACTATATAGACCACAAGTATGTACTATACTTGTAGTTGGTCGTTACGTCTAACTTTACTGATTAACCCATTAAGACTGCTGGAATGGAGAGGGCATAGCTAGGCTTACCCTTCTGCTAAAACAAAGGTGTGCGTCTTCAATCCCGCACGGGTAATTAAATTAGATTGACTCAGATTCTTAGCTAGACCAAGTGGACCGAGTGAATAAGTAGCAGCTGTCATGCCGCGTTCTTCAGTTTTCTGCCATTAAAGGAATCAGGGACATCAAACTTCCAAAAACACGGTGTTACGCTTGGTGTGACAAAAGATGTCAGCGCCCTGTCTCGTTTCATCTCCTGTTcacatctctttcttgtatgagcaaCATGGAAAATATGACAGAGTCTATTAGCCTTAGATAGCTTTCTCTATCTACGGCTGAACATATactttcaacttttttttattaataagataGTTTGTCCAATATTCCTGAACCAAACCCCCATATCGCAGTTAAAGAAGAGAGGTTGGATATAGTCGATCAGTATGTGTATCTGTGACAAGCGCTAAGCctacaaaagttaaaaaaaacagaaataagaAGAAGcagaaaaataagaaaaaggaaAAGAACAACGAGATTGATTGAGAGTGGGCACAAAGAGGCTGAAATGATGGTGATGGTTTGACTTTGAACGTATTAGTAATTAACCAAATGGAATGTTTTCAGCAACGAAATGCAGCTACTAGACGGGGACCGCATAGCGACGCTGTTGGCCGGGTATATCGCGGAGTTGCTGCGCGCTTGCGGCGCCTCTCACATCAACATCGGCCTCGTGCAAACTGCGTACGCCAACGGCGCCTCCACGAAGTACATCACTGAACATCTAGTATGTCTATACTTGACTAGCTTTCTCTCATTTCACTGTAATTCTGTTGGGTTCTTCGCTGAAAACATCGAATTTTCATACAGATTGTTTAGAAAAATAGCTCTTTCGAATTTTTTCGTTGCTTTTTGTATCCAACCATCATTTTCTCGTGTAATCCTGTGTAGCTCGATGGAACGCATGTTTTGACACCACTCCGACATTAAATTagtgacattttattaacaagAGACAACACTATTTCTCATAATTTACCCAATGAGATAATTGAAATAACGATCTTTTGAACAGATTTGGTGTTGCAATAGAAAAATTATGTAGTTTTTACaatctgtcaagaaagtgaagaaaactgatttatgacgatctaaatttttttgccattgcaatatatataatatatataaatatataagtatcaggacaaatcacacagattgagctagccccaaagtaaattcgagatttgtgttatgggataccaactcaacgatactatattttataacaaatacatatatagataaacatccaagacccgggccaatcagaaaaagatcattttccatcatgacccgaccggggatcgaacccgggacctctcggttcagtagcaagaaccttaccactgcgtcaccgaggtcgacagAATACCATATAGAATGATTAAGATTgtttgataaacacccagtctTGTAGgccttatttaatttcttcactTTCCTGACAGACTGCACTACATTTTGTAGACAGGCTGTCTATAAAGATTAGCACGCCTACGTCTCATATTTTGCGATTTTGCAGAAGAAACACAAAAAGCTTAGAGTGGTTCTCAAAGCATTAcagtttttcaaattttaacaaagacaagaattagtttttctttccgactttaaaataattaatctgtactatggtaataatttggaaataatttccaaaaacaaCTCAAAATCTTACTCAAGAAAATAGACGGACCGTAATTACAACGCAGTCGCAGCAGCTGTCGAAAATCTCTGAGAAAACTACCTTTTTATAGTTTGAAACTTGTCATCTCATCCAGAGATGTGATGTAACTCCTGTAATTCCAGAAAGTTCCAGTGAGTTGCGTGAAGACGGGCGTGAAGCACCTGCACCGCGCCGCGCAGGCGTTCGACATCGGCGTCTACTTCGAGGCCAACGGACACGGCACCGTGCTCTACAGCGACCGCGCCCACGCCGACATACGCAGCATCGCCAGGGACGGGTGAGGAATCATGTTACATCgtcacgctttatctgctcgacgaatctttgaaattttgcttgaaatgttgtttgaagtacggagaaggacatattgTGTCCGTGGTAAGTTcatgcgggcaaaagctagttcttTATAacctctatatattttttatattctcacctctttttagttttattcctcatggctgagggtcgtggacTCAATTAGAGtgacattttaattgtttcattaataataataataaatttttattcagactTATGTGAATTTATATTGATACTTAACTCATTATGTGaatacatttatacattttccttacatattacaaaacaaagtcctcagCCGCGTCCGTCTGTCAGTCTGTTCGcgacaaactcacaaatgacTGCACGCGATTGTGACCAGTGTAAATGTTATTGTCCGCAGTGATCCAGAGCAGCGCGCGGCGGCGCAGCTGCTGTGCCACGTGGCGGACATGACCAACCAGACGGTGGGCGACGCCGTCAGTGACCTGCTGCTGGCGGAGGCGGCGCTGCGCGCGCGCGGGCTGCACGTGGCGCGCTGGGCGCGCGCGTACCGGGATCTGCCGTGTCGCCAGCTCAAGCTTCTTGTCGAGGTTGCTCATTCTTATACACGCCACTCTACATTTTGACCTGaggtttcgcccgcgttaatttcccagGGGTACAGTTATTTAACCGACATGAAAGGTacactatgtccttctccgtacttcaaactatgtgtatgcaaaattacaaGATTGGATGAAGAAGAGTGAATGCGGAGCAGCCGTGTCAACAGCTCAAACTTGTGATCGAGTTTTGTagctatttaatatttcattttacctGATTTGTAAACAGCGGATTCcacaatataatatgttgtatGACTAGTATTAATACAAAGCAAAATATATCCAACGTCACcaaatgacaaaattaataaaaatagctatTGTCCAAAGAAGGGTGGCGAAAGCAAGACACAGACTGAATTGCATTTACACAATATCAccatatagtataaaacaaagtccctttgtctgtccctataaccctatgtatgcttaaatctttaaaactacgcaacggattttgatgcgggttttatttatatatagtttgattcctgaggaaagtttattaaggttttacccgagtgaagcagggacaggccgctagttttaaataatagatgCCTTCCAATATAATAGCTACGACGtgtatattgattgatttttaatgattttgtaaTCCACTAGATATACATTTGTAGATTCTTTTTGTGACAATAAAACTTGCATATACCTATTTTCCAGGACCGCAACGTGATATCAACAACGGACGCGGAACGCAAGTGCACCTCTCCCGAGGGACTGCAAACGAAGATTGATGAGCTCGTGGCCAAGTACAACAGTGGGAGGGCCTTCGTCAGACCTTCCGGCACCGAGGATATCGTGCGGGTGTACGCTGAGGCCGATACCAGGACGGTATAAAGgatttaaagaattatttatttattttcttgtttactaattattttagaaaaatactaACGTTATTATccacattacattttatttatttatttctgtgcacaacataaatgaaaaacttataaatagggaactacttacttaattttgtTGTGATTAATTCCAGGCTGCGGACACGTTAGCGGCAGAAGTGGCTCAAGCGGTGTTTGATCTCGCGGGCGGGCGGGGGGAGAGGCCGGTGTTGCCAGCGTAAATATATCagaaagttatataaaaaatacaaggaTTGCTGTGGAACGATTGTTCTCGGAAATTGTCTCCTTTGAGAATTCCGCTGATTTCCAAGAGAATTTTTCAACGGTAATATTTGTAGAGAATTTCCGAGAATATTTCCTGGCAGTTTTCATGCATTCTCGAAAATTGTCGAGAACGGCTCATCGCTAATTGGGATGCCAAAGcctacataaaattttaaatgtgacaAGGTACCTCACGAACTTTCATGGCAAGATTCtataataacaacattttgAGATTGTAAAAAGCATGTTATGAGGGAATAAAATTTCCGAAGACTggaaaaaatatgtgtgttcgtctaagaaataattttggcATGTATAGAAGAATACATACggagtaaaattaaatatcggATGCTATCAGGGAttacatgtattttaaattggaaaaaatattcgattCACAAATGTAGCTaaagacaaaattatttaaaataaaatcaaaaatagaattataatGACCAGTTAGTAGTTCCtgattcttttaaaaaatgaaccGAATTTTAATGTACAATTTGTCTATGATTCTAACATGACTAGTTAAACTGTTGGCACAACGTTCACCTAGTCTTTTTCGCTTTATAATTCGAATAATCCCTTAATTTCAATCATATTTAAGCTCGCAAAGTCATAATGTTGAATACCTTAGAGTTTTCAAagacaatgtttttttaaaatataatgtaggtttttttcttatcatttttgtaatcgaatttgaaatcgtattttattagaatttatttttaaccattattttacattgttGCACAATCAATATTACcagtaatttcaaaatttaattttttatcttctagtattcataaaaagtcgagatctattttagttaaattatgCTTGTATCGTTCTGTCAtcattaaatctaaaataagatgggtacaaataaatatgttttaactaaaataagttttaactgCTCACGTGTTGTCATTATTAAGTCAGCACGATAATTATATCTTTTAAGAGCCAGGCCCCGTTGCTACGCTGCGCTCAGTTGCGACGCAGCACGTTGtggctccgttgttttctatagttttCGACATTGACGATCGGTGACGTACTCCATTAaattctgcgttgatccgtaGCAATGGAGCCGGGCTCTAACTATACACTGCCTGACTAGTGgtagatatatttagatttaataataataatcttaatcaaattaatagaATTATGGTCCATAGTTGTATTGCCCTTGAGATTTGAGAAGTTTGTATattgtgtataaaaaatccaaatttgTCACATGATCAtgaagatagatagataaaaagtTTGAAAGATGTAAAATACTTCGAAAATAGTAACGAAGTACAAGAATTTTATTGGAtccaaatatttacttatttaatatatatatatagttatgtcTTGAATAATCAGAAgattattagtaaatttttaaaatttattcttaaaGTAGATGTGATTGAGTGAAATCGTGaaagtagaaataaatacGTTTGGATCATTCGCGATCTTTTACGCGTTTCTGTCCCTTTTAGGtcagatttttgtattttcgaTGAACCTTAATGATCGTCTACTTCTTTctctaaaataaagttttgtataaaaattgttttaaggCTGACATTTTGCAAAAGAcacttcaaatattttctgagAATATAATTGAATGATCATAGTTAAGTGTCGATAAATATGAGATTATTGTTTCTTCATACAATTTcgatttaatgttattatttcttataaattgaggaactaataataatatggaaCTAACATTTTTGCCGCGTTTGATGcgattataaaaaatgacacGTTCTGAATTTGATTAGACTttagttgtataaaaaaataatgtgatagCGTAATTTGATAGTTAAAAATTCCGTACGCatttattgaacaaatatttgttaatatgtCGAATATTTGGCTATGTCGCCTCCTATTAACTAcgttataaaaatgtcttaattgtatttaaaaaacaaaaaatatatatttctggtcaaaataaatacattatgcaatgtaatttaattacttaattgtCAAATAAGTTTGTGACGCAAAACATATTTCAGTATGTACCATCTGGATTAAAAGATGTAAATTCGCATATAAAGAGGTGCTGAGATATGTAcagaaagatttttaaatatttttctatgtagCGTAGCGTACTGCTTTGTGTAAAATCTCCAGATGAAAaagttagttattttttacttatagcACCAACACGTAAAAtgcagaaaaataattatttgattatatattgttagtGCCCATGATTTAAAAGCTAGCTTCTAATGCTATGAGTGCAATAGTTGagaatgtgtgattttattagttaCGCTATTGTTATAATCAATAAACccataataattaactattcctgcattttaatttttttatatgcctACGTAAATTCAACCCTCAATTGATCTTGTGCTGATGACTGTACATATTAGTGTGTACTGGGATGAGatcaatatgattttttaaaacactaATGAAGTGACTATACCCATTTCTATTTGTAACCAGCTGCACCCCGCGGCTTCACTCCTAGTGGAAATTTCGAAATCAGAAGTACTAGCCTGCTTTCTACCCTTaccaatgtttttaaaatggaaaataagtacatgtaCTCCAGAAATATCAGAATGTTGCCGCCATTTATGTGGAGAATAGCAAACACGTGTGTCGTGAAATATTTCCAACTTCCACGAAACTGGAAACTCATAGTTTTCCACTAACTATATCTACGttgtgtacaataaataacaatcaaTATTGATTTAGGCATGTTAGTCGACCGATTGGAATTTTAATGCATGCGTTGCGTATTTATGCGTATACACGTAAAAATTCCTTAGGATCATGATGCACAGTATGATGCTGTAagtataaacttaataaaattcatagtGAATTCGCTATCATCTCCCTACAAAGTATGACAGTATATGTGGACAGGTATTCGcgttattttcatagaatttaaataagtatgatACTATTGATCTACTCTCATAGTGTTTTCATAATAACGGTATTCATGAGACAATAACAATTGCCACACAATAGATAGACATTTAAGTGTCAGGGAATGGAATCCCTAAGTAACACAAGAATATAAATCCGTTGTAATCTTTCATGTATTCGTTTTATGTGAGTACTTACACAGACTAAATGGTCTGAAATGATAGGATCTGTTGGTGAAAAATAGAACCTTAAAGTTGATACCTACCGCATCTGCCGCCGTCGTCGGAATTATTTTTCGTAACCAGATACGATCGTCAACATCAAATGAAACTACTCAAATGTAAATCCACCTTAATAATCACCACTTGGGAGATATGCAGGTTAGCTTGCCATGCAGCCGACTGTACAGGGCAGGTCACGCACGATTTGATTAACAAGATAGCGGTTTCTCTACGCGATAatgaatgataataaattgcaAATAACAATACTTTATGCTGTGGTAGGCTCATAGGTACCTAGGCGTCGTCGACTGCATTTCTACTGTAATTTGATCAGGAAAATAAGAGTTCGTTcatcaattataatattagctataTCTATCCGTACCTTGGGTACTTAGATCttttatgcgaaatttcaagctTCTAATAACTAGTCGTCTTCTACTTCTAAAAATAGTCATTATTCGCGTCAACTAGGTGTAAGTATAGTGAATACGAAAACCTTACAACCACCCTTTTAGAAGTGTTCAAATTtacttcaaatttagaatCTACCCAAGGCAGGTAGGTACCAAAATTTGAAGGTTATTACGATATCTTTCACCACttcatatataagtattttataacaccTGTATAAATTAAGTGGAagggtattttaaaaaaagtcttGACAGTGAATGCCAACaaaaagagatttttttacatttttattaacaaaaacataatatagatGGAACAAACTTACATGATTAAAGTTCgcttattttcttaaaaagtaACTGTTTCGTAATtgaaaatttcacaaaattttatttataattcgtaattgaaataattggatgattaaaaatagtttttctttatatttatattcagcTACTTAAAACATTAGAGCATAACTATgtgtgattataaaaatatatcagagatcatttttttaataacaacgTCAACTTGTGCTAACTACACAAATGATTGttattatcttaatttaaaatttaccaaGTTTTAGGATTTTTCTAATTAGTGACTCAACTTTGACTCAAAGACAACACCGTGCCAGCCAATCTCTATACCGGTAGGTGtagtacattattttaatataatggtTTTCATCAATGAATGTACTCAAGTAAATATAGTTAACTCAAGGATCAGTAGTAGATCATGGtacaaatattactttttacttaatttatcctcgtattcataataaatgCTATCATAATAGGAATGTCTCAGGGATCTTGTATTCCTATTATTTTGGGAAGGAAACACTATTGTTGAAGTATCAGaggaataaaacatttttataaagaacttatcattaatatataatacatataggtataaatgaatataaatggtTGTAAACTATCAATTGAACTACTTAACTAGGTATTTAGTTTAACGGGAAAGTTAAAGTGAATTAgtattgattatttaatttttctttacagTTATATAATATGGTAACATATGGTTAATATGGTGGTATTTTGGTATTGAGTTACATTGAAGGCACATAAAAATTTGcactataaaatatcatattggtattagtaaatatagatattatcatttataacAGTATATTTCTCTACATTACAATGGAAAATACACAATTCAGTCACTATGTCCACTGTACAAATACACATAACTAGATCATCTATAAACTATTCacagaatttaaaatgtatttttatccaATGAGCATGCTGAGTATCTTTACTCCATATTTTTCACATCACAAACATAGAtattacatgtttttgtttacatacttataaaacccacatttgttaattgacatcTTTgtagaaaaggctgcggtgaagatTGTTGTGTCGTTTCATCTTCACCTGTGCTTTCAAGTTCACAGTagacttgttttatgtaaatttatgatGTTAATAAGTGTGTATGGTGGTGATCAAGCAAGCATTACTGTTTCTGAGAGCTATTGCTACTGTTGCtagcaaaaatatatgtaggcACAACCACCTTCATATTTACTATCCAACTACCAATTACTGACTACCATAACATCTATTTTTGAAGAGAActgtaaaattcaaaataaaataacacacacAAATCTCGAATTTTTATGACTATCATAAAAAACGATAGTAATGCTTGCTAGATTGCAACTGTAAATATtatcctaagttgaataaagaattttgaatttgacataaaataagtttccATGAAGTAGGTACAGGGACAGGAAGAGTATGTATGTAAGCATATTTTAaagagatttttaaaattcgagaAATTGTTTCTATTAAACAAGCTACCTGTGATTTCTCACAAGAAaagttaagtaaattaatgctctgaagtaaatttaaaatgagaaGAAAATCCTGTTTTAGAGTAGGGAAAGCAATTATTACACTGATTGATT is drawn from Plodia interpunctella isolate USDA-ARS_2022_Savannah chromosome 24, ilPloInte3.2, whole genome shotgun sequence and contains these coding sequences:
- the nst gene encoding phosphoacetylglucosamine mutase isoform X1, with translation MPPSSLRVVYAFAREMYPKNSDVFIQYGTAGFRTKANLLEHVVYRMGLLAVIRSRVKNGRTVGMMITASHNLEPDNGVKLVDPDGEMLEESWEEIATRLANVSDNDLESTTAEIIKQVNADMSLKASVFIGMDTRYTSPRLAAAAANGVIALKGTPKEFGIVTTPMLHFFVKCRNDNRYGTPTEEGYYDKIVGAFKAFCQKLPVFGDYNTTLYVDGANGVGGKKLNIIKKSLDGELDLHLFNLGGNGGKLNLNCGADFVKVSQSPPAGAELAPLQRAAALDGDGDRIVYYYIDHNNEMQLLDGDRIATLLAGYIAELLRACGASHINIGLVQTAYANGASTKYITEHLKVPVSCVKTGVKHLHRAAQAFDIGVYFEANGHGTVLYSDRAHADIRSIARDGVNVIVRSDPEQRAAAQLLCHVADMTNQTVGDAVSDLLLAEAALRARGLHVARWARAYRDLPCRQLKLLVEDRNVISTTDAERKCTSPEGLQTKIDELVAKYNSGRAFVRPSGTEDIVRVYAEADTRTAADTLAAEVAQAVFDLAGGRGERPVLPA
- the nst gene encoding phosphoacetylglucosamine mutase isoform X2 is translated as MPPSSLRVVYAFAREMYPKNSDVFIQYGTAGFRTKANLLEHVVYRMGLLAVIRSRVKNGRTVGMMITASHNLEPDNGVKLVDPDGEMLEESWEEIATRLANVSDNDLESTTAEIIKQVNADMSLKASVFIGMDTRYTSPRLAAAAANGVIALKGTPKEFGIVTTPMLHFFVKCRNDNRYGTPTEEGYYDKIVGAFKAFCQKLPVFGDYNTTLYVDGANGVGGKKLNIIKKSLDGELDLHLFNLGGNGGKLNLNCGADFVKVSQSPPAGAELAPLQRAAALDGDGDRIVYYYIDHNNEMQLLDGDRIATLLAGYIAELLRACGASHINIGLVQTAYANGASTKYITEHLKVPVSCVKTGVKHLHRAAQAFDIGVYFEANGHGTVLYSDRAHADIRSIARDGDPEQRAAAQLLCHVADMTNQTVGDAVSDLLLAEAALRARGLHVARWARAYRDLPCRQLKLLVEDRNVISTTDAERKCTSPEGLQTKIDELVAKYNSGRAFVRPSGTEDIVRVYAEADTRTAADTLAAEVAQAVFDLAGGRGERPVLPA